Within Candidatus Cetobacterium colombiensis, the genomic segment AAAAAATTTTAACTATTGATATGGATGCTCAAGGAAATTTAACAACAAATTCTGGAATTTTAAAAAGAGAAGTTAATACTATCGTTGATGTTTTTAACGGGGAAAAAAATATTAATGACATTATTATAAATGTTAGCAAAAATTTAGATCATATTTCTAATAATATGTCTATGGCTGAATTTGCATTATTTTTAGAAAAAAATTCTGGTTGGACTAGAATTTTAAGTAATTCTATTAAAGAAATTGAGCAGGAGTATGATTATATTTTTATTGATTGTCCTCCAGCACTTGATTTTTCTACTTATAATGCTCTTGGTGCAGCAGATGGAGTTATCATAACTCTTCAAGCTGAAGAAAATTCTGTAGAGGGAATTTCTGACTTAATCAGATCTATAAATATGATTAGAGAAAGAGATAATGCGGAATTAAAAGTTTTAGGAGTTGTAATCACTAAATTTAAAAAATCTACAAATTTACAAAATCAATTTAAAAATCTTTTAACTGAACACTTTGGAGATTTAGTATTTGATACAGTGATTAGAGATACAATTAAAATATCAGAAGCTAACTACAACCATAAGTCTATCGTTGAATTTGATAAAAAGTCTAACGGTGCTAAAGATTACATTGCTCTGTCAAAAGAGCTACTAAAAAGAATATAGGGGGTCTTTCTTTACTATGCATCTAACTAATAATCATCTAAAAGGATTTGGAGAAATTAACAAACCAACTCTTGAGAAAACAATTTTAGCAAAATTTAGTGATTTTCAAAATATTACAATTAATTTAATTGAAAATATTGATTACACTGATAGAACATTTATCAATAGACTTGATGATGAAGAAACTCTAAAAAAAGATGAAAATTTTCTGGGTCTTTTAGAATCTATAAAAGCAACTGGATTATTAAATCCTGTTTATCTTTTAGAAAAAAATAAAAATAATTATATTATTATAAGTGGATGGAGAAGATTATTAGCTCTAAAAGAAATCTTAAAAGAAAATAAAAATAAAATTTTTGCTCAAAAAGCTATAATTTTTAAGAATCATACGCCCTTAGATCTTTTAGAAAGTGTTTCTATTGACGAAAACACGAAGAGAAAGGATTTAACAATTTTGGAATTAAGCTATAAATTTAATAAATTATCTTCCATTGAGGGAGTAAGTCTTGAAGATTGTTTAAAAAAATTTAATATTGGAAAAACTCAATTTCATATTATAAAAAAAGCTATTGATTTTAATCCATTTATTAAAGAATTCATTTTAGAAGAGGTTGGTCCTGTTAAAGCTGATTTTTTAAATAGAATCTTAGAAAAATTACTTTTAACTCATAATCAAAATGAAGCTCAATCTATTGTAAAAAGTTATATAAATAAATCTAGAGAAGAACTTAAAAATATTTTCAAAGAATTAGAAATTGATTCTTTAAAAAAGACAGATATTTTTGAATTTAAAAAAAATAAAAGAATGACTACTTTTAAAATAAAAGAATCACTTTCAGATGAAGATTATTTAAAAATTGAAAATTTCATAAAAACTCTACTAAAAAAATAGTGATTCTATAACGTCAATGTTTTCAATGTATTTCTAATGTACGACGGACAAATATTGAGGGTATTTTTTCTAATCTGCGTTTAAGCCTTGATTTTACTGACCTAAACGCCAGACGGACAAATATTGAGGGTATTTTATTTTTGAATTTTGGACGGACAAATATTGAGGGTATGGCGGACAAATATTGAGGGTATCACGGA encodes:
- a CDS encoding ParB/RepB/Spo0J family partition protein; amino-acid sequence: MHLTNNHLKGFGEINKPTLEKTILAKFSDFQNITINLIENIDYTDRTFINRLDDEETLKKDENFLGLLESIKATGLLNPVYLLEKNKNNYIIISGWRRLLALKEILKENKNKIFAQKAIIFKNHTPLDLLESVSIDENTKRKDLTILELSYKFNKLSSIEGVSLEDCLKKFNIGKTQFHIIKKAIDFNPFIKEFILEEVGPVKADFLNRILEKLLLTHNQNEAQSIVKSYINKSREELKNIFKELEIDSLKKTDIFEFKKNKRMTTFKIKESLSDEDYLKIENFIKTLLKK
- a CDS encoding ParA family protein, which codes for MKIIAIMNQKGGEAKTTTVRNLSYILSQKKKKILTIDMDAQGNLTTNSGILKREVNTIVDVFNGEKNINDIIINVSKNLDHISNNMSMAEFALFLEKNSGWTRILSNSIKEIEQEYDYIFIDCPPALDFSTYNALGAADGVIITLQAEENSVEGISDLIRSINMIRERDNAELKVLGVVITKFKKSTNLQNQFKNLLTEHFGDLVFDTVIRDTIKISEANYNHKSIVEFDKKSNGAKDYIALSKELLKRI